A region from the Lysobacter sp. BMK333-48F3 genome encodes:
- the gspD gene encoding type II secretion system secretin GspD, with translation MKPRPQKYASNALVAAIIATQLASCASVVSPRVHRDGDPAALRGNQAGEPADSGVRVTRDGVVQQPLDGQASEEGPQAQIRRGTGQTINRRAAASPPPGLGATSGSATFNFEGESVHAVAKAILGDMLGQNYVIAPGVQGTVTLATPKPVSASEALNLLEMVLSWNNARLVYTGGRYNIVPSDQALAGNVAPSTASPASARGFEVRTVPLKFISATEMEKILKPYARPNAIVNVDNSRNVITVGGTRAELENYLRTVEVFDVDWLSGMSVGVFPLQSGKATKVVADLEKVFGEQSKSPVSGMFRFMPLEGANAVMVITPQADYLDDIKDWLDRIDSAGDNVQLYTRELKYIKAKDLADRLAEVYGAGRSGGGGNGDGAPSLMPGLESVELRDGDGGSTADIGKGSSDSGSSGGSSGGGLGSGMSLGSRQAGNGAVTLEVDGAKVGVAAVEETNSILVRSSPQAWKSIRDVIDKLDVMPMQVHIEAQVAEVELNNGLEYGVQWFLERATIDNGFGDLNRRTNPLVPSKWSTIAGSIGGRSGDGLAWSLIKNNAAAVLTALDQVTDVHILQTPSVFVRNNAEATLNVGTRIPIESVSVNAGVGNNNTYSQVQYLDTGVILKVRPRVSRDGMVFLDIVQEVSSAGNPINANSNNVTINTKKLKTEAAVQSGETVLLAGLIADQTDRGSKGLPGLSRIPVVGGLFGRQNSKTTRRETIILLTPTLVRNPMESRDLTDEYSRRFRAMEPLQPKKK, from the coding sequence ATGAAGCCACGTCCCCAGAAATACGCAAGCAACGCACTGGTCGCGGCGATCATCGCCACGCAACTGGCCTCGTGCGCCAGCGTGGTCTCGCCGCGCGTGCATCGCGACGGCGATCCGGCCGCGCTGCGCGGCAACCAGGCCGGCGAGCCCGCCGACAGCGGCGTGCGCGTCACCCGCGACGGCGTGGTCCAGCAACCGCTGGACGGCCAGGCCAGCGAGGAGGGGCCGCAGGCGCAGATCCGCCGCGGCACCGGCCAGACCATCAACCGGCGCGCCGCGGCCTCGCCGCCGCCGGGGCTGGGCGCGACCAGCGGCAGCGCCACCTTCAATTTCGAAGGCGAGTCGGTGCACGCGGTGGCCAAGGCCATCCTCGGCGACATGCTCGGGCAGAACTACGTCATCGCCCCGGGCGTGCAGGGCACCGTGACCCTGGCCACGCCCAAGCCGGTCAGCGCCTCGGAAGCGCTGAACCTGCTGGAGATGGTGCTGAGCTGGAACAACGCGCGCCTGGTCTACACCGGCGGCCGCTACAACATCGTTCCGTCCGACCAGGCCCTGGCCGGCAACGTCGCCCCGAGCACCGCTTCGCCGGCGTCGGCGCGCGGCTTCGAAGTGCGCACCGTGCCGCTGAAGTTCATCTCCGCCACCGAGATGGAGAAGATCCTCAAGCCGTACGCGCGCCCCAACGCGATCGTCAACGTCGACAACTCGCGCAACGTGATCACCGTCGGCGGCACCCGCGCCGAGCTGGAGAACTACCTGCGCACGGTCGAGGTGTTCGACGTCGACTGGCTGTCGGGCATGTCGGTGGGCGTGTTCCCGCTGCAGTCGGGCAAGGCGACCAAGGTCGTGGCCGACCTGGAGAAGGTGTTCGGCGAGCAGAGCAAGTCGCCGGTTTCGGGCATGTTCCGCTTCATGCCGCTGGAAGGCGCCAACGCGGTGATGGTGATCACCCCGCAGGCCGACTACCTGGACGACATCAAGGACTGGCTGGACCGGATCGACAGCGCCGGCGACAACGTCCAGCTGTACACCCGCGAGCTCAAGTACATCAAGGCCAAGGACCTGGCCGACCGGCTGGCCGAGGTCTACGGCGCCGGCCGCAGCGGCGGTGGCGGCAACGGCGACGGCGCGCCCTCGCTGATGCCGGGCCTGGAGTCGGTCGAGCTGCGCGACGGCGACGGCGGCTCCACCGCCGACATCGGCAAGGGCTCCAGCGACAGCGGTTCCAGCGGTGGCAGCAGCGGCGGCGGCCTCGGCAGCGGCATGTCGCTGGGCTCGCGCCAGGCCGGCAACGGCGCGGTCACCCTGGAGGTCGACGGCGCCAAGGTCGGCGTGGCCGCGGTCGAGGAAACCAATTCGATCCTGGTGCGCAGCAGCCCGCAGGCGTGGAAGTCGATCCGCGACGTGATCGACAAGCTCGACGTCATGCCGATGCAGGTCCACATCGAGGCCCAGGTCGCCGAGGTCGAGCTCAACAACGGCTTGGAATACGGCGTGCAGTGGTTCCTGGAGCGCGCCACCATCGACAACGGCTTCGGCGACCTCAACCGCCGCACCAATCCGCTGGTGCCGTCGAAGTGGAGCACGATCGCCGGCAGCATCGGCGGCAGGAGCGGCGATGGCCTGGCCTGGTCGCTGATCAAGAACAACGCCGCGGCGGTGCTGACGGCGCTGGACCAGGTCACCGACGTGCACATCCTGCAGACCCCGTCGGTGTTCGTGCGCAACAACGCCGAGGCCACCCTCAACGTCGGCACGCGCATTCCGATCGAGTCGGTGTCGGTCAACGCCGGGGTCGGCAACAACAACACCTACAGCCAGGTCCAGTACCTGGACACCGGCGTGATCCTCAAGGTGCGGCCGCGGGTCAGCCGCGACGGCATGGTGTTCCTGGACATCGTCCAGGAGGTCAGCTCGGCGGGCAATCCGATCAACGCCAACAGCAACAACGTCACCATCAACACCAAGAAGCTCAAGACCGAGGCCGCGGTGCAGAGCGGCGAGACGGTGCTGCTGGCCGGCCTGATCGCCGACCAGACCGACCGCGGTTCCAAGGGCCTGCCGGGGCTGAGCCGGATCCCGGTGGTCGGCGGCCTGTTCGGCCGGCAGAACTCCAAGACCACCCGCCGCGAGACCATCATCCTGCTGACCCCGACCCTGGTCCGCAATCCGATGGAGTCGCGCGACCTGACCGACGAGTACAGCCGCCGCTTCCGCGCCATGGAACCGTTGCAGCCGAAGAAGAAGTAA
- the ettA gene encoding energy-dependent translational throttle protein EttA, with protein sequence MQYIYTMNGVSKTVPPKRQIIKDISLSFFPGAKIGLLGLNGAGKSTVLKIMAGVDTDFTGEARPANGIKVGYLAQEPQIDPEKTVREAVEEGVGEVLNAQAALEGVYAAYAEEGADFDALAKEQERLEAILAAGDAHTLENQLEVAADALRLPPWDAVVGKLSGGEKRRVALCRLLLQKPDMLLLDEPTNHLDAESVEWLEQFLARYTGTVVAVTHDRYFLDNAAEWILELDRGRGIPWKGNYTEWLVQKDERLKQEENQEKARQKAIQKELEWARQNAKGGRSKGKARLARIEELQAVDYQRRQETNEIFIPPGERLGSKVMEFKNVSKKFGDRLLIDDLSFVVPPGAIVGIIGPNGAGKSTLFKMIIGQEKPDSGEIDMGPTVNLAYVDQSRDKLEGNHNVFHEVSGGLDILNINGIEIQSRAYIGRFNFKGQDQQKMVGSLSGGERGRLHLAKTLLQGGNVLLLDEPSNDLDVETLRALEDALLEFPGNAFVISHDRWFLDRIATHILAFEGDSHVEFFQGNYREYEEDKKRRLGEEGAKPHRLRFKALK encoded by the coding sequence ATGCAATACATCTACACCATGAACGGCGTCAGCAAGACCGTGCCGCCGAAGCGTCAGATCATCAAGGACATCTCGCTGTCGTTCTTCCCGGGCGCCAAGATCGGCCTGCTCGGCCTCAACGGCGCCGGCAAGTCCACCGTGCTCAAGATCATGGCCGGCGTCGACACCGACTTCACCGGCGAGGCGCGCCCGGCCAACGGCATCAAGGTCGGCTACCTGGCCCAGGAGCCGCAGATCGATCCGGAGAAGACCGTGCGCGAAGCGGTCGAGGAAGGCGTGGGCGAAGTGCTCAACGCCCAGGCCGCGCTGGAGGGCGTGTACGCCGCCTACGCCGAGGAAGGCGCCGACTTCGACGCCCTGGCCAAGGAGCAGGAGCGCCTGGAGGCGATCCTCGCCGCCGGCGACGCCCACACCCTGGAAAACCAGCTCGAAGTCGCCGCCGACGCGCTGCGCCTGCCGCCGTGGGACGCGGTGGTCGGCAAGCTGTCCGGCGGCGAGAAGCGCCGCGTCGCCCTGTGCCGCCTGCTGCTGCAGAAGCCGGACATGCTGCTGCTCGACGAACCGACCAACCACCTGGACGCCGAGTCGGTCGAGTGGCTGGAGCAGTTCCTGGCCCGCTACACCGGCACCGTGGTCGCGGTCACCCACGATCGCTACTTCCTCGACAACGCCGCCGAGTGGATCCTCGAACTCGACCGCGGCCGCGGCATTCCGTGGAAGGGCAACTACACCGAGTGGCTGGTGCAGAAGGACGAGCGCCTGAAGCAGGAAGAGAACCAGGAAAAGGCCCGCCAGAAGGCGATCCAGAAGGAACTGGAATGGGCGCGGCAGAACGCCAAGGGCGGCCGTTCCAAGGGCAAGGCGCGCCTGGCCCGGATCGAAGAGCTGCAGGCGGTCGACTATCAGCGCCGCCAGGAAACCAACGAGATCTTCATCCCGCCGGGCGAGCGCCTGGGCAGCAAGGTGATGGAGTTCAAGAACGTGTCGAAGAAGTTCGGCGACCGCCTGCTGATCGACGACCTCAGCTTCGTCGTGCCGCCGGGCGCGATCGTCGGCATCATCGGCCCGAACGGCGCCGGCAAGTCGACCCTGTTCAAGATGATCATCGGCCAGGAGAAGCCCGACTCGGGCGAGATCGACATGGGCCCGACCGTCAACCTGGCCTACGTCGACCAGAGCCGCGACAAGCTGGAAGGCAACCACAACGTCTTCCACGAAGTGTCCGGCGGCCTGGACATCCTCAACATCAACGGCATCGAGATCCAGTCGCGCGCCTACATCGGCCGCTTCAACTTCAAGGGCCAGGACCAGCAGAAGATGGTCGGCAGCCTGTCGGGCGGCGAACGCGGCCGCCTGCACCTGGCCAAGACCCTGCTCCAGGGCGGCAACGTGCTGCTGCTCGACGAACCGTCCAACGACCTCGACGTGGAAACCCTGCGCGCGCTGGAAGACGCCCTGCTCGAGTTCCCGGGCAACGCCTTCGTGATCTCGCACGACCGCTGGTTCCTCGATCGCATCGCGACCCACATCCTGGCCTTCGAAGGCGACTCGCACGTCGAGTTCTTCCAGGGCAACTACCGCGAGTACGAAGAGGACAAGAAGCGCCGCCTGGGCGAGGAAGGCGCCAAGCCGCATCGCCTGCGCTTCAAGGCGCTGAAGTAA
- the pyrF gene encoding orotidine-5'-phosphate decarboxylase: protein MNFMQTLRNRWQQAGTLVCVGLDPEPARFPARFAGDADAVFAFNRDIVDATAEYACAFKPQIAHFAALGAEAALSRLIEHIHAAHPGIPVILDSKRGDIGSTAQHYAAEAFDRYRADAVTANPYLGRDSVQPFLDRAERGVVVLCRTSNPGAGDLQDLIVDGRPLYQHVAEKVARDWNGHGNCALVVGATWPAQLREVRAIVGDVPFLVPGVGAQGGDVEAVVGNAKTADGSGLMVSSSRAILYASSGDDYAAAAVAAARELRDQINRYR, encoded by the coding sequence ATGAATTTCATGCAGACGTTGCGCAACCGCTGGCAGCAGGCCGGCACCCTGGTCTGCGTGGGCCTGGATCCGGAACCGGCCAGGTTTCCGGCGCGCTTCGCCGGCGACGCCGATGCGGTGTTCGCCTTCAACCGCGACATCGTCGACGCCACCGCCGAGTACGCCTGCGCGTTCAAGCCGCAGATCGCCCACTTCGCCGCGCTCGGCGCCGAAGCCGCGCTGAGCCGGCTGATCGAACACATCCACGCCGCCCATCCGGGCATTCCGGTGATCCTGGACAGCAAGCGCGGCGACATCGGCAGCACCGCCCAGCATTACGCCGCCGAAGCCTTCGACCGCTACCGCGCCGACGCGGTCACCGCCAATCCGTACCTGGGCCGCGATTCGGTCCAGCCCTTCCTCGACCGCGCCGAGCGCGGCGTGGTGGTGCTGTGCCGCACCTCCAACCCGGGCGCCGGCGACCTGCAGGACCTGATCGTCGACGGACGCCCGCTGTACCAGCACGTCGCCGAGAAGGTCGCCCGCGACTGGAACGGCCACGGCAATTGCGCGCTGGTGGTCGGCGCGACCTGGCCGGCGCAGCTGCGCGAAGTGCGCGCCATCGTCGGCGACGTGCCGTTCCTGGTTCCCGGCGTCGGCGCCCAGGGCGGCGACGTCGAAGCGGTGGTCGGCAACGCCAAGACCGCCGACGGCAGCGGCCTGATGGTCAGCAGCTCGCGCGCGATCCTGTACGCCTCCTCGGGCGACGACTACGCCGCCGCGGCCGTGGCCGCGGCGCGCGAGTTGCGCGACCAGATCAACCGCTATCGCTGA
- the map gene encoding type I methionyl aminopeptidase, producing MTVLHAFELEGLRRAGSLVASILAAMREAAVPGAVSRDLDAIGAAMLREAGARSAPQLTYDFPGATCISINQVAAHGIPDLSVLREGDLVNIDVSAELDGYFADTGGSFVVGQASAAQQKLLDATREARDAAIAQLRAGQPINSIGRTVESVAARRGFKVIRNLGSHGVGRALHEAPGNIPGYYDPRDTRRLHEGMVITVEPFLATHTTRTEEAEDGWSMLCRRGFAAQFEHTVVVTSGEPIVVT from the coding sequence ATGACCGTACTGCACGCATTCGAACTCGAAGGCCTGCGCCGCGCAGGCTCGCTGGTCGCCTCGATCCTGGCCGCCATGCGCGAAGCCGCGGTGCCCGGCGCGGTGTCGCGCGACCTCGACGCGATCGGCGCGGCAATGCTGCGCGAAGCCGGGGCGCGCTCGGCGCCGCAGCTGACCTACGACTTCCCGGGCGCGACCTGCATCAGCATCAACCAGGTTGCCGCGCACGGCATTCCCGACCTCAGCGTGTTGCGCGAGGGCGACCTGGTCAACATCGACGTCTCGGCCGAGCTGGACGGCTATTTCGCCGACACCGGCGGCAGCTTCGTGGTCGGCCAGGCCAGCGCCGCGCAGCAGAAGCTGCTCGACGCCACCCGCGAGGCGCGCGACGCCGCGATCGCGCAGTTGCGCGCCGGCCAGCCGATCAACAGCATCGGCCGCACGGTCGAGTCGGTCGCGGCCCGGCGCGGCTTCAAGGTGATCCGCAACCTCGGCAGCCACGGCGTCGGCCGCGCCCTGCACGAGGCGCCGGGCAACATCCCCGGCTATTACGACCCGCGCGACACCCGCCGCCTGCACGAGGGCATGGTGATCACGGTCGAACCCTTCCTGGCCACCCACACCACCCGCACCGAAGAGGCCGAGGACGGCTGGTCGATGCTGTGCCGGCGCGGCTTCGCGGCACAGTTCGAGCACACCGTGGTGGTGACGTCGGGCGAGCCGATCGTGGTGACCTGA
- a CDS encoding PilN domain-containing protein → MNAQVAEGRSGNDRLRRLSARLAPGAGGFFSWWGRTLASWLPLRTRQALGVDRGRLLLQVDGDSVHLRLQQAGEVRDLAVLPSLADLSAATASDPLAPLLPPRVAELPRWLLLPPAASLRRRLNLPAAAAERLRDVVGFEIDRQTPFTADAVAYDARVLARRDADGQLDAELVAVPRQALDPQLAAIGPLASTLSGIEVAGADGAPLGVNLLPPAQRSTRSDPFRYWNLALAAVAVLALAATLWQVLENRREAIADLKQTISRNAAGARQAAIQRQQLVDLIEGQAFLDRTRKARPSTVEVIDELSRRLPDGTYLEKLAIEDESLLMIGLSGEASSLIGKLQGTPLWRSPALTGAVQPDPATNRDRFTLTAEIGPPKQNPEAARGP, encoded by the coding sequence ATGAATGCGCAGGTTGCCGAAGGCCGGTCGGGCAACGACCGGCTGCGACGTCTAAGCGCCCGGCTCGCGCCGGGAGCGGGCGGCTTTTTTTCCTGGTGGGGGCGCACCCTGGCGTCGTGGCTGCCGCTGCGGACCCGCCAGGCGCTCGGCGTCGACCGCGGCCGCTTGCTGCTGCAGGTCGACGGCGACAGTGTGCATTTGCGCCTGCAACAGGCCGGCGAGGTGCGCGACCTGGCGGTGCTGCCGAGCCTGGCCGACCTGAGCGCGGCCACGGCCTCCGATCCGCTGGCGCCGTTGTTGCCGCCTCGGGTGGCCGAACTGCCGCGCTGGCTGTTGTTGCCGCCGGCGGCCAGCCTGCGCCGGCGCCTGAACCTGCCGGCCGCCGCGGCCGAGCGCCTGCGCGACGTGGTCGGTTTCGAAATCGACCGGCAAACCCCGTTCACCGCCGACGCGGTCGCCTACGACGCGCGCGTGCTGGCGCGGCGCGACGCCGACGGCCAGCTCGATGCGGAACTGGTCGCGGTGCCGCGCCAGGCCCTGGACCCGCAGCTGGCGGCGATCGGCCCGCTGGCCTCGACCCTGTCGGGGATCGAGGTCGCCGGCGCCGACGGCGCCCCGCTCGGGGTCAACCTGCTGCCGCCGGCGCAGCGCAGCACCCGCAGCGACCCGTTCCGCTACTGGAACCTGGCCCTGGCCGCGGTGGCCGTGCTGGCCCTGGCCGCGACCCTGTGGCAGGTGCTGGAGAACCGCCGCGAGGCGATCGCCGACCTCAAGCAGACCATTTCGCGCAACGCCGCCGGCGCGCGCCAGGCCGCGATCCAGCGCCAGCAGCTGGTCGACCTGATCGAGGGCCAGGCCTTCCTCGACCGCACCCGCAAGGCGCGGCCGAGCACGGTCGAGGTGATCGACGAACTCAGCCGTCGCCTGCCCGACGGCACCTATCTGGAAAAGCTGGCGATCGAAGACGAGAGCCTGCTGATGATCGGCCTCAGCGGCGAGGCCTCGTCGCTGATCGGCAAGCTGCAGGGCACGCCGCTGTGGCGCTCGCCGGCGCTGACCGGCGCGGTGCAGCCGGACCCGGCCACCAACCGCGACCGTTTCACCCTGACCGCCGAGATCGGCCCGCCCAAACAGAATCCGGAGGCCGCGCGTGGCCCGTAA
- the gspM gene encoding type II secretion system protein GspM: MARNWRSLGADRERWLALGLLAATLALAYAVLIHPWWTVPMMEAGDELSGLQQRELRQRMELRQAPQIRNRLDDVRKRQADRPGFLPEATAELATAGLVQRLETVVLQASPGNRSCGIVNRSPLAEPRRDRYARVVVQVRLRCGAPETAAVLHSLESGSPRLFVGNLNLLSTRGYFVPGTAGPANDGGLDVSFDLYGYLRPNPGAAADAATTSTAAGDADAL, translated from the coding sequence GTGGCCCGTAACTGGCGATCCCTCGGCGCGGACCGCGAACGCTGGCTGGCCCTGGGCCTGCTGGCGGCGACGCTGGCGCTCGCCTATGCGGTGCTGATCCACCCCTGGTGGACGGTGCCGATGATGGAGGCCGGCGACGAGCTGTCCGGCCTGCAGCAGCGCGAACTGCGCCAGCGCATGGAGCTCAGGCAGGCGCCGCAGATCCGCAACCGTCTGGACGACGTGCGCAAGCGCCAGGCCGACCGCCCCGGCTTCCTGCCCGAGGCGACCGCCGAGCTGGCCACCGCCGGCCTGGTCCAGCGCCTGGAAACCGTGGTGCTGCAGGCCAGCCCGGGCAACCGCAGCTGCGGCATCGTCAACCGTTCGCCGCTGGCCGAACCGCGCCGCGACCGCTACGCGCGGGTGGTGGTGCAGGTGCGCCTGCGCTGCGGCGCGCCGGAGACCGCGGCGGTGCTGCATTCGCTGGAAAGCGGTTCGCCGCGCCTGTTCGTCGGCAACCTCAACCTGTTGTCCACCCGCGGCTACTTCGTGCCCGGCACCGCCGGCCCGGCCAACGACGGCGGCCTGGACGTGAGCTTCGACCTGTACGGCTACCTGCGTCCGAACCCGGGCGCCGCGGCCGACGCCGCCACCACCAGCACCGCCGCGGGGGACGCCGATGCGCTTTGA
- a CDS encoding glycosyltransferase, with the protein MTELPIVVVPVGVDDDALDACLAALDLCTPPGARVWLADDAQAGPRGYAIIERWLARTALRADYSRRQRSIGEVAHLDEVLGACGEADVAVLAADAVPAPGWLSRLCACFAADGAIATATPWCNAGEAAAWPRIGEIAPHPDGDDADRLARALAQMPAAHPELPAAVGHAVLLRGKARRRAGGLDAASYGSWYAALTDLSLRLAGLGWRNVLCDTAYVARGGEGRPCDGDMEALAARWPDWHPRLAHFLMQDPLRGLREQLAERLERVGPPEPQRDFFL; encoded by the coding sequence ATGACAGAACTGCCCATCGTCGTGGTGCCGGTCGGGGTCGACGACGACGCGCTCGACGCCTGCCTGGCCGCGCTGGACCTGTGCACGCCGCCGGGCGCGCGGGTCTGGCTGGCCGACGACGCCCAGGCCGGGCCGCGCGGTTACGCGATCATCGAGCGCTGGCTGGCGCGCACTGCCTTGCGCGCCGATTACAGCCGCCGCCAGCGCAGCATCGGCGAGGTCGCCCATCTGGACGAAGTGCTCGGCGCCTGCGGCGAGGCCGACGTGGCGGTGCTGGCGGCCGACGCGGTGCCCGCGCCGGGCTGGCTGTCGCGGCTGTGCGCCTGCTTCGCCGCCGACGGCGCGATCGCCACCGCTACGCCGTGGTGCAACGCCGGCGAGGCCGCGGCCTGGCCGCGCATCGGCGAGATCGCGCCGCATCCCGACGGCGACGACGCCGACCGCCTGGCGCGCGCGCTGGCGCAGATGCCGGCGGCGCACCCGGAACTGCCGGCGGCGGTCGGCCATGCGGTGCTGTTGCGCGGCAAGGCGCGCCGCCGCGCCGGCGGCCTGGACGCGGCCAGCTACGGTTCCTGGTACGCGGCGTTGACCGATCTGTCGCTGAGGCTGGCCGGATTGGGCTGGCGCAACGTATTGTGCGACACCGCCTACGTCGCCCGCGGCGGCGAAGGCCGTCCCTGCGACGGCGACATGGAAGCGCTGGCCGCACGCTGGCCGGACTGGCACCCGCGGCTGGCGCATTTCCTCATGCAGGACCCGCTGCGCGGGCTGCGCGAACAACTCGCCGAGCGCCTGGAGCGCGTCGGCCCACCGGAACCGCAACGTGATTTTTTCCTCTGA
- a CDS encoding general secretion pathway protein GspN — protein sequence MRFDDASPRTWLLATVAGWALLSWVLALAGMGRSVAELDEDPTLIKPLPQLGKSAPDSLGPLAKYSEIAARPLFVDDRRPKPFFMQGKGEGENQAAAFDYLLTSVLITPQLSMAFLQPADGSESVRVKLGEVPESHPAWRLTSLEPRRAVFEGPEGRRELDLRVFNGQGGEPPTQVAGPAPGSVPGAAPQPGRPMPPPQPPQPVPQPQPQPQPPNRSVSQVPPPQPVKPAEATQTDGNNSAPLTEQAQMEAIRKRIEARRAQLRQQQAAQPPANTP from the coding sequence ATGCGCTTTGACGACGCCAGCCCGCGCACCTGGCTGCTGGCCACCGTGGCCGGCTGGGCGCTGCTGTCCTGGGTGCTGGCCTTGGCCGGCATGGGCCGCAGCGTCGCCGAGCTGGACGAAGACCCGACCCTGATCAAGCCGCTGCCGCAGTTGGGCAAGAGCGCGCCGGACAGCCTCGGCCCGCTGGCCAAGTACAGCGAGATCGCGGCGCGGCCGCTGTTCGTCGACGACCGCCGGCCGAAGCCGTTCTTCATGCAGGGCAAGGGCGAGGGCGAGAACCAGGCCGCGGCGTTCGACTACCTGCTGACCAGCGTGCTGATCACCCCGCAGCTGTCGATGGCCTTCCTGCAGCCGGCCGACGGCAGCGAGTCGGTGCGGGTCAAGCTGGGCGAAGTGCCCGAATCGCATCCGGCCTGGCGCCTGACCTCGCTGGAGCCGCGGCGGGCGGTGTTCGAAGGCCCCGAAGGCCGGCGCGAGCTGGACCTGCGCGTGTTCAACGGCCAGGGCGGCGAACCGCCGACCCAGGTCGCCGGCCCCGCGCCGGGCAGCGTGCCGGGCGCGGCGCCGCAGCCGGGACGGCCGATGCCGCCGCCGCAACCGCCGCAACCGGTACCGCAACCCCAACCGCAGCCCCAGCCGCCCAATCGCAGCGTGTCGCAGGTACCGCCGCCGCAGCCGGTCAAGCCGGCCGAGGCGACGCAGACCGACGGCAACAATTCCGCGCCGCTGACCGAGCAAGCGCAGATGGAAGCGATCCGCAAGCGGATCGAGGCGCGACGCGCGCAACTGCGGCAGCAGCAAGCCGCTCAACCCCCGGCCAATACGCCGTAG
- a CDS encoding glycosyltransferase family 2 protein, which yields MIFSSEPDPSVRPAGDSGVELGAVVVSYRSAATIDECLTRLRNAHGVDAIRVVDNQSDDGTLEIVQRHASLDPRVRFIANPDNPGFSVGCNQGVAELEPPPPGRDCGWVAFVNPDCMVEPDTLQRLRAAAVSLGEALVSADLVGEDGERDAAVRRRDPDFGAMLAGLLRPWAAPKMAIAPDDSVELQPVEATSGALMLMPRRLFERIGGFDEAYRLHAEDLDLCRRVRQAGAAVAVANGVPVVHVRGVSSRSRPFFVEWHKHRGLWRYFRKFEAPRRGAAMRAGVFAAIWLRFPVAALRAWMR from the coding sequence GTGATTTTTTCCTCTGAACCCGATCCCTCCGTCCGTCCCGCCGGCGACAGCGGGGTCGAACTGGGCGCGGTCGTGGTCAGCTACCGCAGCGCCGCGACCATCGACGAGTGCCTGACCCGGCTGCGCAACGCCCACGGCGTCGACGCGATCCGGGTGGTCGACAACCAGTCCGACGACGGCACCCTGGAAATCGTCCAGCGCCACGCCTCGCTGGACCCGCGGGTGCGCTTCATCGCCAACCCCGACAACCCCGGCTTCTCGGTCGGCTGCAACCAGGGCGTGGCCGAGCTGGAACCGCCGCCGCCGGGCCGCGATTGCGGCTGGGTGGCGTTCGTCAATCCCGATTGCATGGTCGAGCCGGACACCCTGCAGCGCCTGCGCGCCGCGGCGGTGTCGCTGGGCGAGGCGCTGGTCAGCGCCGACCTGGTCGGCGAGGACGGCGAGCGCGACGCCGCGGTGCGCCGGCGCGATCCGGATTTCGGCGCGATGCTGGCCGGCCTGTTGCGGCCGTGGGCGGCGCCGAAGATGGCGATCGCGCCGGACGACAGCGTGGAGTTGCAGCCGGTCGAGGCGACCTCGGGCGCACTGATGCTGATGCCGCGGCGCCTGTTCGAACGCATCGGCGGCTTCGACGAAGCCTACCGCCTGCACGCCGAGGACCTGGACCTGTGCCGGCGCGTGCGCCAGGCCGGCGCCGCGGTCGCGGTCGCCAACGGCGTGCCGGTGGTGCACGTGCGCGGCGTGTCCAGCCGCTCGCGGCCGTTCTTCGTCGAGTGGCACAAGCATCGCGGGCTGTGGCGCTACTTCCGCAAGTTCGAGGCGCCGCGGCGCGGCGCGGCGATGCGCGCCGGGGTGTTCGCGGCGATCTGGCTGCGCTTTCCGGTCGCCGCCCTGCGCGCCTGGATGCGCTGA